GACGCCGTCGAGCAGCTGCTGGCGCGACTCGCCGACGGACCAACCGTCGCGATCGGTCTGGCCAAACAGGCCCTGAACTACGGCCAGCACGCGTCACTGAACCAGTCCATGACACAGGAACTGTTCAACATGGAACTATCTTGTCGGACAAGCGATTTCAAAGAGGGTCTGGAGGCCTTTCGCCGGCGACGCGCACCGAAATTCAATGGACGGTGACCGGATAGGCTTTCGGTCACACGGGGCGCAATACGAAGGGAACACGGATGCCTGCTGACTCGTTCGACACCATCGACTACGAGGTCGACGGGCATACCGCCACCATCACTTTGAATCGGCCCGAGGCCCTCAACGCGCTGAGCCCCCACATGATCACCGAGCTTCGGGCCGCCTACGACGAGGCGGAAAACGACGACAACGTGTGGCTGACGATCGTCACCGGCACCGGCCGCGCATTCTGCACCGGCGCCGACGTCAAGGCCATTCCCGAGGACGGCAAGGTGATCTACGAACGGCCGTACCTGTCGACCTACGACCAATGGGAGGCGCCGCAGGAGGGCACGCCTGCGTTTCGCACCACGGCCAAGCCGGTGCTGACCGCGGTGAACGGAATCTGCTGTGGCGCCGGCATGGATTGGGTCACCACAACCGACATCGTCATCGCATCCGAGCAGGCCACCTTTTTCGATCCGCACGTCAGCATCGGCCTGGTGGCCGGACGCGAATTGGTGCGGGTATCCCGGGTGCTGCCCCGCTCGATCGCCCTGCGAATGGCCTTGATGGGCAAGCACGAACGAATGAGCGCAGGGCGCGCCTACGAGCTCGGGTTGATCAGCGAAGTCGTCGAGCACGACCGCCTGCTCGACCGGGCGCGCGAGATCGCCGACATCGTCAACTCCAATGCGCCGCTGGCGGTTCGGGGCACCCGGCTGGCGATCCTCAAGGGTCTGAACGTGCCGCTGCACGAGGCCGAGATCATGGCCGAAACCTTCCGCGAGCGGGTGCTGCGCACCGAGGATGCCGCCGAAGGCCCTAAGGCCTTTGTCGAAAAGCGGAAACCGAATTGGCAATGCCGTTGACTACCCCGCAGTTCGAAACCATTCTTCTCGACATCGACGGCGCTGACCACGTCGCCACCATCACGCTGAATCGTCCCGACCGGCTGAATGCATTCAATCGCACGATGTGTGAGGAGATGGCGCAGGCATGGCGCATCGTCAAACTGGACGAGTCGGTGCATGCGGTGGTGTTGCGGGCAGCGGGCAGCCGGGCCTTCAGCGCCGGGCTGGACATCAAGACACCCTATGGGCAACCGGAAAACGTCTGGAACCACGAGGATCCCGGCGAATTACTCAGCCCCAAGTGGCAGAAGTTGTGGAAGCCGGTGGTGTGCGCGGTTCAGGGCATGTGCACCGCGGGTGCGTTCTACTTCATCAACGAGGCCGACGTAGTCATCTGCTCAACCGACGCAACGTTTTTCGACTCGCATGTCTCGGCCGGCCTGGTGTGCGCGCTGGAACCGATCGGCTTGATGCGTCGCATCGGCCTGGGCGAGACATTGCGCATCGCATTGATGGGCAACGACGAACGAGTCGGTGCTGACACCGCGTTGCGGATCGGGTTGGTGTCCGAGGTGGTCGCAACGGACCAGCTGTGGGGCCGCGCACACGAGATTGCCGCGGCGATCGCGGCCAAACCACCGTCCGCGACGCAGGGCACCGTCAAAGCGATCTGGGAGTCGCTGGACAAGCCCTACCGCACCGCCTTGGAGCAGGGGCTGATCTACACCCGGCTGGGCAACCCACTGGGGACCGCCGAACTGGCCGCGCAGCAGGACGCCGACGGCAAAGGCGCCAGGAGCGAACCAAGGGTCCGCTGATGGCCGATCATCCACTGAGTCAACGCATCGCCCACGTGCTGGATCTGCAGCCGGGCGCGCCCGCGATCGAATACGACGGACGATGGCTGACGTGGGAAAACATCGGCGGCGCGGCGCGGCGTATGGCGTCGGTGACGGCCGACCACGGCGACAACCCTGCGATCGGAATGCTGCTGCGCAACCGGCCGGGCCAGGTCGCGGCGTTCCTCGGCATACTGCTGGCCGGCGGGACGGTGGTCACGATCAACCCGTCGCGCGGCGACGAGCGCACCCGGTCCGATGTCGCCGCACTGCAGCTGCCGCTTGTGGTCGGCGAGCCAGAAGACCTGGCCACGCTCGTCGCACCCGGCACGCCGACCCGGCCGATTTCCGGTTATCTGGACGAGCCCGGCTCATCGGCCCGGCACGACGATCGGTCGACTGCCGCAACCGAAGTCGCGGTGCGGATGCTGACCAGTGGAACGACCGGCCCGCCCAAGCGAATTGACCTCAGCTACGACATGCTGGCACGCAGCGTGATGGGTCCGGACCCGGATCACGCACCGCCGCCGCCGGAACTGCGTCGCGGCGTCGCGATCATGAATTCACCGCTGGTACACATTGGCGGCGTCTTTCGGGTGCTGCAATGTGTCGCCGAGGCGAGATCTTTTGTGCTGCTGGAACGCTTCGAGCTCCACACGTGGGCGCGTGCGGTGCGTCAACACCGGCCACGCGCGGTGTCGCTGGTGCCGGCCGCGCTGCGGACGGTGTTGCACTCCGACCTGTCACGAGCCGATCTGGACAGCATCCACGCCGTCACCTGCGGCACTGCCCCGCTGTCGGCCGACGACGCCGACGCCTTCACCGAGACGTACGGCATACCGGTTTTAACATCTTATGCCGCAACCGAATTCGGTGGCGGAGTGGCCGGCTGGACCCTGGCCGATTACCGGAGCCATTGGGCGGCCAAACGCGGCAGCGTCGGACGGGCGAACCCCGGCGCGCAGTTGCGGGTGGTCGACGACGCCGGGGCGCCGCTGGGCGCGGACCGGGTTGGGCTACTGGAAGTCAAACCGGGGCAACTGGGGCGATCGGCGCCGTGGATGCGGACCACGGATTTAGCACGCATCGACCCTGACGGTTTTCTCTGGATCGTCGGGCGAGCCGATCAAGCGATCATCCGCGGCGGGTTCAAAGTGATGCCCGACGACGTACGCATCGCGCTGGAAGGACACCCCGCGGTGGCGGGTGCGGCGGTGGTCGGACGACCCGACGCACGTCTGGGCGAGACGCCGGTAGCGATGGTGGAACTGCGTGAGTCCGCCGGCACGGATGCCGACACGTTGGTGGAGTACCTGCGAACACGGTTGGCCCGCTATGAGATTCCCACCGAGATCGCGATCGTCGCCGCGATCCCTCGCACACCGTCGGGCAAGGCAGATTTGGGCGAGGTCCGGCGCTTCTTCGAAGAGTCCGCAGCGCAGCGCGACCATGCCCGGTGATTCCACGGTCGCCGCGCTGGTGCGGCAGCAAGCCCGCTCGCGCGACGACCACCCCCTGCTCGTCTGCGATGCCGAACGGATCAGCTACGCCGACGCCGACTCCCGGTCCGCGGAGCTGGCCCGCGGGCTGATCGCCCTCGGCGCGGGCAAGGGCAACCATGTCGGGCTGCTGTACCCCAACGGGCCCGAGTTCGTCGTCGCAATGCTGGCGGCCGCGCGCATCGGCGCCGTGGTAATCCCGTTTTCCACGTTCGTCACCGCCCGTGAGATGCGTGAGCAGCTGGTCGACAGCGACGTCGAAATACTATTGACCGCCGCGACTTTTCGCTCCCACGACTACGTGCAGCGACTGTCCGAGGTTCTCTCGGACGCCGACCTCGAGTCCCGGTTGTTTTGCGCCGCCGCACCGCAATTGCGTCACGTTGCGCTCACTCACGAAACGGTGTACCGGCGAGCCGGCACCGTCGACCCCGCACTCCTGCACGCGCTGGAGGACGACGTCTACGGCTGCGATCCGCTGACGATCGTCTACACGTCAGGATCCACCAGCACCCCCAAAGGCGTCGTGCACACCCATGCCGCGCTCCTCGGACACCAACGGAACCTCAACAAGATCCGCGGTTTAACCCCGGCGGACACACTGTTCTGCAATTCGCCGTTCTTCTGGATCGGCGGGTTCGCGTTCGGACTGCTCGCCACGTTGGTGGCCGGATCGACCTTGGTGTGTTCCAACGCCACCTCCGATATTCACGGAGCCGGCGCAACACTCGACTTGCTGGAAGCCGAAAAGCCAACCATGACCAACGGGTTCGCGGCCGGGATCGCTCACCTGGCCGACCACCCGAGCTACGGCGAGCGTGATTTGTCGTCGATGCGGCGCGGCAACCTCTACCCGATCATGGCGCCCGAGCTGAGACCGGCCGATCCGGAGCTGCGGCACAACATGCTCGGGATGACCGAGGCCGGCAGCGTCGTGCTGATCGGCGAGGACGAATCCGACCAGCCCGAGGCGCGGCGCGGTTCATTCGGCAAGCCCGCACCAGGATTTGAGACGATGCTGATCAACCCCGACACGGGACAACGCGTGGGCGCCGGCGAGGTCGGCGAACTCTGCATCCGCGGGCCCTACGTGATGCAGGGCTATTACAAACGCAGCCGCGAAGAGTGCTTCGATGCCGACGGCTGGTTCCACACCGGCGATTTGGTGCGCACCGATGCCGACGGATTCGTCTATTTCGTCGGCCGCCTGCGCGCGCTGATCAAAACGGGCGGCGCCAACGTCTCGGCAGCCGAAGTGGAGCAGGCTATCACCAAGGTCACCGGCGGCGCGCCGGCATACGTCCTCGGTATTCCCGACCCGCGACGCGGGCAGCTCGTCGCGGCGGTGGTCGTCCGGCCAGACGGCGAGGCGGCGTTCGATGACGCCGCGCTGGGCGAGCGACTCAAAACGGAACTGTCCGCGTACAAAATTCCCAAGCGGTTCATCACGCTGCATCGCGCCGATCTCCCGCTGTTGTCCAGCGGCAAGGTCGACACGCGGCAACTGAGGAAACTGTTCGATGCCTGACCCGAGCGCGTACACCGTCGACCAACTGGTGCGGTTTCGCGCCGACCACAACCGGGACACTCCGATGGTGATCGATCCGACGTCTCGGGTTAACTACCGCGAACTCGACGTGACCACACGCGATTTGGCGGCGGTCTTCGTCGAAGCCGGCGTAAGCAAGGGCACCCGGGTGGGTTTGATCATGCCCAACAGCACCCGCTGGGTGCAGGTCGCCACCGCGCTGACCCGCATCGGCGCTGTGCTGGTGCCGCTGAGCACGCTACTGAAAGCCGGTGAACTCGTCGCGCAGCTGCGCGTCGCGGCCGTGCAGTTCCTGGTGGCCGTCGAGGAATTCCGGGGTCATCGCTACCTCGACGACCTGCAGGAGGTGTTGCGACCGGAACTTCCTGCGTTGCATCATGTTTGGTCGATCGACGAGCTCGATAGCGCCCCGGCGAGTGATCGGGCCCGGCAGATCGTCGACGCCATGACCGAAACCGTCACCGCCGCCGACCCATTGGTCATCATGTTCACCTCCGGCAGCAGCGGCACGCCCAAGGGAGTCGTGCACTCCCACGGCAACGCATTGGGCGCGGTGCAGTCGGGGCTCGCTGCGCGTTGCATCAGCTCCGGAACCCGCCTGTATCTGCCGATGCCGTTCTTTTGGGTCGGCGGTTTCGGCAGCGGCATACTGTCCGTCCTGCTGGCCGGCGCCACCCTGGTGACCGAAGAAATCCCCCGGCCGGAAACGACTTTGCGGCTGCTGGAGCGCGAACGGGTCACCCTGTTTCGCGGCTGGCCCGACCAGGCCGAGGCACTGGCGCGGCACGCCAGCTCGGCCGGCGTCGACCTCTCGGCGCTGCGACCGGGCAGCCTGGAAGCCCTACTGCCGTCCGAGCAGCGGGCTGCGCCCGGGGCGCGGGCCACACTGTTCGGCATGACCGAGGCATTCGGGCCGTACTGCGGCTACCCCGCCGACACCGACATGCCCGCGACGGCATGGGGCAGCTGCGGAAAGCCGTTCGCGGGCATGGAAGTCCGCATCGTCGACGTCGACGGCGGCGAGCCGGTTGCGACGGGAACCACCGGAATGATCCAAATCCGCGGACCACACACCCTGCGCGGCATTTGCGGTCGCAGCCGCGAAGAGCTGTTCACCGACGACGGCTTCTACCCGACCGGCGATCTCGGCCATCTCGACGAGGACGGATTCCTGTTCTATCACGGCCGATCCGACGACATGTTCAAAGTCAGCGGCGCGACGGTCTACCCCGCCGAGGTCGAGCGCGCGCTACGCGCGATCGACGGCATCGACCACGCCTTCGTCACCAATGTGCCGGGCGCCGCGGGTGAACGGGTGGGCGCCGCGGTGGTATGCGCAGACCCAGGGATGGACGCCGGGCAACTGCGCGACCGTGCGCGCGCGCTACTGAGTGCCTTCAAAGTACCGACGGTCTGGCTGATCGTGGATTCCGACGATGGCGTTCCGCGCGGGGGCACCGGCAAGGTCGACGTCCATCGACTGCGCGAGATGTTGGGCGACGTGGACCCGGCTTAGGGGACCCGCGTCCAGGGTTGACAGTTCTGCGACTCGAACGCCTTGACCGATGTGTTGATGTTCGCGAACATCGGACCGACCGAGATATTCGTCTGGAGTACATGCTCCTTGTTCGCATCGGGCGTGCTGTAGGTGAACCACGCGCACATCGAGTCCTGGGTCGGCACATTGTTTATCCACACCCCAAAGGTCGACGCCGAACCGGCCGTTCGGTAAAGGCCGGGTGCGATGTCGGGCCCGACGACGAAGACGCCGTTTCCGGGGATCGGGTCGAGCGGGTCGGCCTTCGCCGGGGCCGCGAACGCGATCGCTGTCATGCACGCAACGAATACGGCCACTGCGCGAGGCGTTGGAGGCATCTCGTTCTCCATTCGTTGCCCACCCTGAAGGCAGCGTATGCCCAGGTCGATCCCCGCGACAATCCCCGTCGGTGTCACCCAGACGTCGTCTGGTCCGTTTCGACCACCACTCCCCGCGCGACGAGGTGATCGATCAACGGAACTGCCCCGGCGGCAAGATGTTCCGACATCGCAGCTCGCGCAAGCACATCGTCGTGGATCTCGAGCGCGGCCAGAATCCGCCGATGGTCCTCGACCGACTGGCTCGACCAACCCTCGATCGCGGGGAACACCGATTCGGGTGCGTACCGGGTGATCTGCGACATCAACTGTGCGAGCTTCGGCGAGTCCGCCGCCACATTGATGGCTCGGTGAAACTCATGATTCAGTCGAACAGTCCGCTCCTGGTCGTCGCCGGCGTAGGCATCCTCGAGTTGGGCCTGGATCTCCTTGAGCTCGTGCAACTGATCGTGGGTGATGTTGACCGCGGCCCGCGCGGCCAGCTCGCCCCCGACGTGCGCTTGCACATTTGCCACGTCGGTGACGTCGCGCCCCGTCACCGGCAACACCACAAACCCACGATGCGGCTGCTGAGCGATCAAGCCCTCGGCTCGCAGCGCGAACAACGCCTCACGCACCGGTGTCACACTGATTCCCAATTCCGCGGCCAATTGGTCCAGCCGGACGTAAGACCCCGCGGCATAACGGCCGTCGAAGATCCTGCTGCGGATAAGGCGCGCGACATCATCGGAAAGTTGAGGCCGCGCAGCGAAATCCGGAACGCTCATCGAATCACACCTGGTATTCGGCGAGCAGCCGCTTGCTGATGATGTTCTTCTGGATTTCGCTGGTTCCCTCACCGATCAGCAGGAACGGCGCATCGCGCATCAGCCGCTCGATCTCGTATTCCTTGGAATAGCCGTAGCCACCGTGGATTCGGAAGCTCTGCTGGGTGACCTCCGAACAGAATTCGCTGGCAAGGTATTTCGCCATGCCGGCGGCGACGTCGTTTCGCTCCCCCGAATCCTTCAGGCGCGCCGCGTTGACCATCATCAGGTGTGCCGCTTCGACTTTGGTCGCCATCTCAGCCAGCTGGAAGGCGATGGCCTGATGTTCGGCGATCGGCTTGCCGAACGTCTCGCGTTGTTGCGCATAGCGCACCGCGAGCTCGAAGGCCCGAATCCCGACGCCGCACGCACGGGCCGACACATTGACCCTACCGACCTCGATGCCGTCCATCATCTGGAAGAACCCCTGCCCGGTGACGCCGCCGAGAACGTCGTCGGCGCTGGCCGCATAGCCATCGAAAATCATCTCGGTCGTGTCGATGCCCTTGTAGCCCAGCTTGTCGATCTTGCCGGGAATTCGCAGGCCGGGAACGACTTCGCCGAAACCTGTGGGCTTTTCGACAAGGAAGGCGGTGAGGTTGCGGTGCGGCTTGTCGGAACCCTCGTCGGTTCGCACCAGCACCGCCACCAGGGTGGAACTGCCGCCGTTGGTGAGCCACATCTTCTGGCCGTTGATCGTGTAGTTGCCGTCGGAATCGCGTCGGGCCCGGGTGCGGATCGCGGCCACATCAGAACCCAGCTCCGGCTCCGACATCGAAAAGGCACCGCGCGTTTCGCCGGCTGCCATCCGGGACAGGAACCGCTGCTTTTGCTCCTCGGTGCCGTGCTGGCGCAGCATGTACGCCACGATGAAGTGCGTATTGAGCACGCCGGACACGCTCATCCAGCCGCGCGCCAGCTCTTCGACGCACAGGGCGTAGGTCAGCAGCGACTCCCCCAGCCCGCCGTACTCCTCCGGAATCATCAGCCCGAACAGACCCATGTCCCGCATCTGATCGACGATCTCCTGCGGGTAGGTGTCTGCGCGTTCGAGTTCGGCCGCCTGCGGTATGACTTCCTTCTCCACGAATTGCCGCACGGTAGCGATGATCTCGGTTTGAATCTCAGTCAGCCCCAGGGTCTGGGCGAGTCTGGTCATCCGCGGTCCCTTCAGGCGATCGTCTTGGCGCTCGTCAGCCGCTCGATGTCGGCGGACGTCAATCCCAGGCGCTGGGTCAGGACGTCGGCGGTGTCCTGCCCCAACGCCGGCGCGGCCTGGCTAGCGAGATGGACCCCGTCGAACGCGCTCGGCAGGCCGGCGGCCAGGTATTCACCGACACCCGGTTGGTTCAACTTCGAAAACAACGGGTTGTCAGTCACTTTCGGATCGTCGACGACCTCCGCGAAGGTGCGGTATCGCTCGAACAGCACGGTGGTTTCCGACAGCGCGGCGGTGACCTGTCCGGCTGTGTGATCGGCGAACCAGGCGGCGAATAGGCCGGACAACACGTCACGGTACCGGTACCGGTCGCCTTCGACGTTGAAGTCCACGCCCAGCGCCTCGGCCAGCGCTGCCACCGCGGGCTCGGTGCCGGTCACGCCGACCATGTCGCGAAAGTGCCGGGGAGTCAACAGGACCACCATGAATGCCACTCCGTCGGAACTGGTGAAGTCCTGGCCGTACTGGCCGTAGATGGCGTTGCCGAGGCGCTCGCGCTGGGTTCCGGTCACCTGAGGCTCGGTCAACAATCCTAGGTTTCCCGCCGTGGCGAGCGCGACATCCTCGAGCGCCAGGGTGATCCGCGCGCCCTCACCCGACCGCTCTCGGCGGTGCACCGCCGAGACAACCGCCAGGGCCGCATATAGCCCGCAGCACACGTCCCAGGCGGGCAGCACGTGGTTGATCGGGCCCGCCTGGCCGGCCGGTCCGGTCACCAGCGGATATCCAATGGCCGCGTTGACGGTGTAGTCGACCCCGGTGGACCCGTCGCCGCGCCCGAGCAGCTGCACATGGATGACGTCGGAACGCTTGGCGGCCAACTCATCATGACTCAGCCAGGGCAACACCGCGTTGGTCACGACGATGCCGTCGCCTTCGGTGACCAGCCGCTGGACCAGTTCTCGCCCCTCGGGTGAGCGCACGTCAATGGTCGCCGAACGCTTCCCCTTGTTCAGCCCGGTCCAGTAGATCGACGTGCCGTCGGCGGCCAGCGGCCATCGCTTCACGTCCGAGGCGCCGCCGATCGGATCAATACGGATCACTTGTGCGCCAAGCTGATTCAGTGTCACACCGCACAGTGGTGCGGCGACGAAGCTGGATATCTCGATGACGGTAATCCCGCTGAGCGGCTGCATGTCAGGCAATCCGTTCGAAGATCGCGGCCAGGCCCTGGCCGCCACCGATGCACATGGTCTCCAACCCGTAGCGAGCCTGACGACGGTTGAGCTCACGCGCCAGGGTGGCCAGCATCCTGCCGCCGGTTGCACCGACCGGATGGCCGAGCGAGATTCCCGAGCCGTGCACGTTGATTCGGTCGAAGTCGGCGGCGCCGAAATTCCACTCCCTTGTCACCGCAAGGGCTTGGGCGGCAAAGGCTTCGTTGAGCTCGATCAGGTCGATGTCGCACAGTCGCAAACCCGCTTTGGCCAGCGCGGCCTCGGTAGCGGGCACCGGGCCGATACCCATGATCTTGGGCGCCACCCCGGCCAGCCCCCACGACACCAGGCGAACCAACGGCGTCAGACCGTACTCCGCCGCCTTCTCCGCTGTGGTCACCAGGCACATGGATGCCGCGTCGTTCTGCCCGCTGGAGTTGCCTGCCGTCACTGTCGCCTCTGGATCATCTTTCAGCAGAACTGGTTTGAGCTTGCTGAGCGAATCCACCGACGTGTCGGCGCGGGGGTGCTCGTCGGTGTCGATCAGTTCCTCGCCGTTGCGGTTCCGGATGATCACTGGAATTATTTCCGAGGCCAGGATCCCGTCCTTCTGCGCGGCCACGGCGCGCTGATGCGACCGTACCGCGAGCTCGTCCTGCTCCCGCCGGGAAATGCCGTACTGGCGGCGCAGGTTCTCGGCGGTCTCGAGCATTCCGCCGGGAACCGGGTATCCACGGCCGCCGGCAGTCGTGCGTCCGCGCGCCAGCCCGTCGTGCACCCGCACGCCGTGGCGGGCGCCGCCCCAACGCATGTCGGTGGAGTAGAAGGCGACATTGCTCATGCTCTCGCAGCCCCCGGCGACGACGAGGTCGTGGTCGCCGGTTCCCACCTGCAGACAGGCTTGGATGACTGCCTGTAGGCCCGATCCGCAGCGGCGGTCGACCTGCATGCCCGGCACTGTCACCGGCAAGCCGGCATCCAACGCCACCACGCGCCCGATCGCCGGCGCCTCACTGTTCGGATAACAGTGGCCGAGGATCACGTCGTGCACGGCGTCGGGCGCCAGCCCGGTTCGTTGCAGCAATCCTTTCAGCGCGGTGACCCCGAGATCGATGGCGCTGCGCTCCTTGAACATTCCGCCGTAACGGCCGATCGGCGTCCGGACGGGTTCACAGATCACGGCCTCACGCATCGTGTCGCCCATCTCAGAGGTGCCGGCCGCCGGTGATTTCCATGACGGTGCCGGTCATGTACGACGACAGATCGGACGCCAAAAACAGCGCCACA
The DNA window shown above is from Mycobacterium sp. Aquia_216 and carries:
- a CDS encoding enoyl-CoA hydratase/isomerase family protein; the encoded protein is MPADSFDTIDYEVDGHTATITLNRPEALNALSPHMITELRAAYDEAENDDNVWLTIVTGTGRAFCTGADVKAIPEDGKVIYERPYLSTYDQWEAPQEGTPAFRTTAKPVLTAVNGICCGAGMDWVTTTDIVIASEQATFFDPHVSIGLVAGRELVRVSRVLPRSIALRMALMGKHERMSAGRAYELGLISEVVEHDRLLDRAREIADIVNSNAPLAVRGTRLAILKGLNVPLHEAEIMAETFRERVLRTEDAAEGPKAFVEKRKPNWQCR
- a CDS encoding enoyl-CoA hydratase/isomerase family protein; amino-acid sequence: MPLTTPQFETILLDIDGADHVATITLNRPDRLNAFNRTMCEEMAQAWRIVKLDESVHAVVLRAAGSRAFSAGLDIKTPYGQPENVWNHEDPGELLSPKWQKLWKPVVCAVQGMCTAGAFYFINEADVVICSTDATFFDSHVSAGLVCALEPIGLMRRIGLGETLRIALMGNDERVGADTALRIGLVSEVVATDQLWGRAHEIAAAIAAKPPSATQGTVKAIWESLDKPYRTALEQGLIYTRLGNPLGTAELAAQQDADGKGARSEPRVR
- a CDS encoding class I adenylate-forming enzyme family protein, which codes for MADHPLSQRIAHVLDLQPGAPAIEYDGRWLTWENIGGAARRMASVTADHGDNPAIGMLLRNRPGQVAAFLGILLAGGTVVTINPSRGDERTRSDVAALQLPLVVGEPEDLATLVAPGTPTRPISGYLDEPGSSARHDDRSTAATEVAVRMLTSGTTGPPKRIDLSYDMLARSVMGPDPDHAPPPPELRRGVAIMNSPLVHIGGVFRVLQCVAEARSFVLLERFELHTWARAVRQHRPRAVSLVPAALRTVLHSDLSRADLDSIHAVTCGTAPLSADDADAFTETYGIPVLTSYAATEFGGGVAGWTLADYRSHWAAKRGSVGRANPGAQLRVVDDAGAPLGADRVGLLEVKPGQLGRSAPWMRTTDLARIDPDGFLWIVGRADQAIIRGGFKVMPDDVRIALEGHPAVAGAAVVGRPDARLGETPVAMVELRESAGTDADTLVEYLRTRLARYEIPTEIAIVAAIPRTPSGKADLGEVRRFFEESAAQRDHAR
- a CDS encoding class I adenylate-forming enzyme family protein produces the protein MPGDSTVAALVRQQARSRDDHPLLVCDAERISYADADSRSAELARGLIALGAGKGNHVGLLYPNGPEFVVAMLAAARIGAVVIPFSTFVTAREMREQLVDSDVEILLTAATFRSHDYVQRLSEVLSDADLESRLFCAAAPQLRHVALTHETVYRRAGTVDPALLHALEDDVYGCDPLTIVYTSGSTSTPKGVVHTHAALLGHQRNLNKIRGLTPADTLFCNSPFFWIGGFAFGLLATLVAGSTLVCSNATSDIHGAGATLDLLEAEKPTMTNGFAAGIAHLADHPSYGERDLSSMRRGNLYPIMAPELRPADPELRHNMLGMTEAGSVVLIGEDESDQPEARRGSFGKPAPGFETMLINPDTGQRVGAGEVGELCIRGPYVMQGYYKRSREECFDADGWFHTGDLVRTDADGFVYFVGRLRALIKTGGANVSAAEVEQAITKVTGGAPAYVLGIPDPRRGQLVAAVVVRPDGEAAFDDAALGERLKTELSAYKIPKRFITLHRADLPLLSSGKVDTRQLRKLFDA
- a CDS encoding class I adenylate-forming enzyme family protein: MPDPSAYTVDQLVRFRADHNRDTPMVIDPTSRVNYRELDVTTRDLAAVFVEAGVSKGTRVGLIMPNSTRWVQVATALTRIGAVLVPLSTLLKAGELVAQLRVAAVQFLVAVEEFRGHRYLDDLQEVLRPELPALHHVWSIDELDSAPASDRARQIVDAMTETVTAADPLVIMFTSGSSGTPKGVVHSHGNALGAVQSGLAARCISSGTRLYLPMPFFWVGGFGSGILSVLLAGATLVTEEIPRPETTLRLLERERVTLFRGWPDQAEALARHASSAGVDLSALRPGSLEALLPSEQRAAPGARATLFGMTEAFGPYCGYPADTDMPATAWGSCGKPFAGMEVRIVDVDGGEPVATGTTGMIQIRGPHTLRGICGRSREELFTDDGFYPTGDLGHLDEDGFLFYHGRSDDMFKVSGATVYPAEVERALRAIDGIDHAFVTNVPGAAGERVGAAVVCADPGMDAGQLRDRARALLSAFKVPTVWLIVDSDDGVPRGGTGKVDVHRLREMLGDVDPA
- a CDS encoding GntR family transcriptional regulator, coding for MSVPDFAARPQLSDDVARLIRSRIFDGRYAAGSYVRLDQLAAELGISVTPVREALFALRAEGLIAQQPHRGFVVLPVTGRDVTDVANVQAHVGGELAARAAVNITHDQLHELKEIQAQLEDAYAGDDQERTVRLNHEFHRAINVAADSPKLAQLMSQITRYAPESVFPAIEGWSSQSVEDHRRILAALEIHDDVLARAAMSEHLAAGAVPLIDHLVARGVVVETDQTTSG
- a CDS encoding acyl-CoA dehydrogenase family protein produces the protein MTRLAQTLGLTEIQTEIIATVRQFVEKEVIPQAAELERADTYPQEIVDQMRDMGLFGLMIPEEYGGLGESLLTYALCVEELARGWMSVSGVLNTHFIVAYMLRQHGTEEQKQRFLSRMAAGETRGAFSMSEPELGSDVAAIRTRARRDSDGNYTINGQKMWLTNGGSSTLVAVLVRTDEGSDKPHRNLTAFLVEKPTGFGEVVPGLRIPGKIDKLGYKGIDTTEMIFDGYAASADDVLGGVTGQGFFQMMDGIEVGRVNVSARACGVGIRAFELAVRYAQQRETFGKPIAEHQAIAFQLAEMATKVEAAHLMMVNAARLKDSGERNDVAAGMAKYLASEFCSEVTQQSFRIHGGYGYSKEYEIERLMRDAPFLLIGEGTSEIQKNIISKRLLAEYQV
- a CDS encoding CoA transferase, yielding MQPLSGITVIEISSFVAAPLCGVTLNQLGAQVIRIDPIGGASDVKRWPLAADGTSIYWTGLNKGKRSATIDVRSPEGRELVQRLVTEGDGIVVTNAVLPWLSHDELAAKRSDVIHVQLLGRGDGSTGVDYTVNAAIGYPLVTGPAGQAGPINHVLPAWDVCCGLYAALAVVSAVHRRERSGEGARITLALEDVALATAGNLGLLTEPQVTGTQRERLGNAIYGQYGQDFTSSDGVAFMVVLLTPRHFRDMVGVTGTEPAVAALAEALGVDFNVEGDRYRYRDVLSGLFAAWFADHTAGQVTAALSETTVLFERYRTFAEVVDDPKVTDNPLFSKLNQPGVGEYLAAGLPSAFDGVHLASQAAPALGQDTADVLTQRLGLTSADIERLTSAKTIA
- a CDS encoding acetyl-CoA C-acetyltransferase; translated protein: MGDTMREAVICEPVRTPIGRYGGMFKERSAIDLGVTALKGLLQRTGLAPDAVHDVILGHCYPNSEAPAIGRVVALDAGLPVTVPGMQVDRRCGSGLQAVIQACLQVGTGDHDLVVAGGCESMSNVAFYSTDMRWGGARHGVRVHDGLARGRTTAGGRGYPVPGGMLETAENLRRQYGISRREQDELAVRSHQRAVAAQKDGILASEIIPVIIRNRNGEELIDTDEHPRADTSVDSLSKLKPVLLKDDPEATVTAGNSSGQNDAASMCLVTTAEKAAEYGLTPLVRLVSWGLAGVAPKIMGIGPVPATEAALAKAGLRLCDIDLIELNEAFAAQALAVTREWNFGAADFDRINVHGSGISLGHPVGATGGRMLATLARELNRRQARYGLETMCIGGGQGLAAIFERIA